Proteins from a genomic interval of Thamnophis elegans isolate rThaEle1 chromosome 2, rThaEle1.pri, whole genome shotgun sequence:
- the LOC116502530 gene encoding uncharacterized protein F54H12.2-like: MAFIHEASEECVKSELDLFQLAPTQTSIENCTYIEIPPLSALTPNAPLEFFITGHGEHYMDLNNTLLYVSCKIVKADGTDIDDGARVGLVNYPIASLFNQVDVTLGDRVITQSHHCYAYRAIIELILNYGGDALSTQFSAGGFYKDDATLMENTLLTAAGNSGFRARARHTAGSRKWDLLGPLHSDLFFQDRLLINGVDVSIKLSRSKNEFCLMRDGNENYKVQILGASLFVKRVKVSPGVRLGHAEALLTSNAKYPIDRVGMKVYSIPAGSLVCNQENLFLGQLPKQLVIGFVDNAAFSGNYERNPFNFQHYNVNFCALYCDGEQIPAKPLQPDYEHNLFVREYMQLLQTSGKSMKDRSVLINREEFNNGYTLYCFDLNPDQGCSEHYSLIKNGNLRAEIRFAVPLPNTVNMILYAIFENLIEISHTRNVLYDYM, translated from the coding sequence atggcatTTATCCACGAGGCTTCAGAGGAATGCGTCAAATCAGAGCTAGATCTTTTTCAACTGGCACCTACGCAAACAAGCATTGAAAACTGCACGTACATCGAGATCCCCCCTTTATCAGCGCTGACACCGAATGCACCCTTGGAATTTTTTATAACCGGACACGGCGAGCATTACATGGATTTAAACAATACTCTGCTGTATGTGAGCTGCAAAATTGTAAAGGCTGATGGCACGGATATCGATGATGGTGCAAGAGTCGGCCTTGTCAATTACCCCATAGCATCATTGTTCAATCAGGTGGATGTCACATTAGGGGATCGCGTGATTACACAGAGTCACCATTGCTACGCCTACAGAGCAATTATTGAACTTATTCTGAACTATGGTGGAGATGCCCTGAGCACCCAATTTTCAGCGGGTGGTTTTTACAAGGATGATGCAACACTCATGGAGAACACACTGTTGACCGCTGCTGGTAACTCCGGTTTCAGAGCGAGAGCTAGACATACAGCCGGAAGTCGTAAATGGGATCTGCTAGGACCATTGCATAGTGATCTATTTTTTCAAGACAGGCTATTGATTAACGGTGTGGATGTGAGCATTAAACTCTCAAGAAGTAAAAACGAGTTCTGCCTGATGAGAGATGGTAATGAAAATTACAAAGTACAGATCCTGGGCGCATCTCTCTTTGTAAAACGTGTAAAAGTATCCCCTGGTGTACGGTTGGGCCATGCGGAGGCGCTGCTTACCTCTAACGCCAAATACCCTATTGATCGTGTAGGCATGAAGGTTTACAGCATTCCTGCAGGCAGTCTTGTGTGTAATCAGGAAAACCTATTTCTAGGACAGTTACCTAAACAGTTAGTGATCGGCTTCGTGGACAACGCTGCATTTAGTGGTAATTATGAAAGAAACCCTTTCAATTTTCAGCACTATAATGTCAACTTTTGCGCCCTGTATTGTGACGGTGAACAAATTCCTGCAAAACCCCTTCAACCTGATTATGAACATAACCTTTTTGTGAGAGAATATATGCAATTGTTACAGACTTCCGGTAAATCCATGAAAGACCGTTCTGTACTGATTAACCGTGAGGAGTTTAACAATGGTTATACATTATATTGTTTTGATTTGAACCCTGATCAAGGTTGCTCAGAGCACTATTCCCTGATCAAGAATGGCAACCTGAGGGCGGAAATTAGATTTGCTGTGCCCCTCCCCAATACCGTCAACATGATACTCTATGCAATCTTTGAAAATCTTATTGAAATAAGCCACACACGCAACGTCCTATATGATTACATGTAA